A genomic stretch from Zeimonas sediminis includes:
- a CDS encoding hydantoinase/oxoprolinase family protein, which yields MYFVGTDIGGTFTDLFAVEVETGRSLTAKVLTNHDDPTSSVSRGIEQLIATGEVRAEQIARVLHGTTLVTNALIQRRGARAALLVTEGFRDAIEIGTEHRFDLYDLDIDKPQPVIPRHLRRPVRERVLADGTVETPIDLAQARAEIAALLADGVDAIAICLLHAFRNPVHERALRDLILEMAPGMHVSLSSEVAPEIREYERASTTAINAYVAPIVEPYLRALREKLERMEVRGALLVMQSNGGTAVPETASQFPVRLLESGPAAGAIGAAYIARAIERQKVLFFDMGGTTAKAFIVDDGAPIVARKLEVAHVYRFKHGSGLPVQIPAVDMIEIGAGGGSIARIDRLGLLKVGPDSAESEPGPACYGLGGSLPTVTDADVVLGYIGTESFLGGKMRLDREAARRAIAQHLAEPLGLSVEEAAWGMHQVVNENMASAARVHLLEHGRTPADYAMVAFGGAGPTHAYGVAKALRLRELVVPWQAGVGSAFGMLCAPVSFDLARSLSVPVSEARWDEIAAFLDEMIEDCRRKVRDAGVPPEAIVAVRSVDMRYRGQGHEVQVDLEGLDWPDVSAEEVLDRFRAEYERLNAVKGPDAPIDFVTWRASARGPVPDLPLRAGAAAGKAASRSRRLVYFGADRGFMDTLVVPRPSMEPGESIHGPALIELGDATVTVGPDATALMREDGLIQVTLVH from the coding sequence ATGTATTTCGTCGGCACCGATATCGGCGGCACCTTCACCGACCTGTTCGCGGTCGAAGTCGAGACCGGGCGTTCGCTGACCGCGAAGGTCCTCACGAATCACGACGACCCGACGAGCAGCGTCTCGCGTGGAATCGAGCAGCTCATAGCCACTGGCGAGGTGCGGGCGGAGCAGATCGCGCGCGTCCTGCACGGCACCACGCTCGTCACCAATGCGCTCATCCAGCGCCGCGGCGCGCGCGCGGCGCTGCTCGTCACGGAAGGCTTTCGCGACGCGATCGAGATCGGCACCGAACACCGGTTCGATCTCTACGATCTCGACATCGATAAGCCGCAGCCGGTCATACCCCGGCATCTCCGCCGTCCGGTCCGGGAACGCGTGCTCGCCGACGGAACGGTGGAGACGCCGATCGACCTCGCGCAAGCGCGGGCCGAGATTGCCGCGCTTCTCGCCGACGGGGTGGACGCGATCGCGATCTGCCTGCTTCACGCCTTCCGGAACCCGGTGCACGAGCGCGCGCTTCGCGACCTCATCCTGGAGATGGCCCCAGGCATGCACGTGTCGCTGTCGTCCGAGGTCGCGCCGGAGATCCGTGAGTACGAGCGCGCGTCCACGACGGCGATCAACGCCTACGTGGCGCCGATCGTCGAGCCCTACCTGCGGGCCCTGCGGGAGAAGCTCGAGCGGATGGAGGTCCGCGGGGCCCTGCTCGTGATGCAGTCCAACGGAGGGACGGCGGTTCCCGAGACCGCCTCGCAGTTCCCGGTGCGGCTGCTCGAGTCGGGCCCGGCGGCAGGGGCCATCGGAGCGGCCTACATCGCGCGGGCGATCGAGCGGCAGAAGGTGCTCTTCTTCGACATGGGCGGCACGACGGCGAAGGCGTTCATCGTCGACGACGGCGCTCCGATCGTTGCTCGGAAGCTCGAGGTGGCGCACGTCTACCGGTTCAAGCACGGCAGCGGGCTGCCCGTCCAGATACCCGCCGTGGACATGATCGAGATCGGGGCGGGGGGCGGAAGCATCGCGCGAATCGACCGCCTGGGCCTCCTGAAGGTGGGCCCGGACAGCGCGGAGTCCGAGCCCGGCCCGGCCTGCTACGGCCTGGGGGGATCGCTTCCCACCGTCACGGACGCCGACGTGGTGCTCGGCTACATCGGGACCGAGAGCTTCCTCGGCGGCAAGATGCGCCTCGACCGGGAGGCGGCGCGGCGGGCCATCGCGCAGCACCTCGCCGAACCCCTCGGGCTGAGCGTCGAGGAGGCCGCGTGGGGCATGCATCAGGTCGTGAACGAGAACATGGCCTCGGCGGCGCGCGTTCACCTGCTGGAGCACGGCCGCACCCCGGCCGACTACGCGATGGTCGCGTTCGGCGGCGCCGGGCCCACTCACGCCTATGGGGTCGCGAAGGCGCTGAGGCTTCGCGAGCTGGTCGTGCCGTGGCAGGCGGGCGTGGGCTCCGCGTTCGGGATGCTGTGCGCGCCGGTTTCGTTCGATCTGGCCCGAAGCCTGAGCGTGCCCGTCTCGGAGGCCCGCTGGGACGAGATCGCCGCCTTCCTCGACGAGATGATCGAGGACTGCCGCCGCAAGGTGCGCGACGCCGGGGTGCCGCCGGAAGCGATCGTTGCGGTTCGCTCCGTGGACATGCGCTATCGCGGGCAGGGCCACGAGGTCCAGGTGGATCTGGAAGGGCTCGACTGGCCGGACGTGTCGGCCGAAGAGGTGCTCGATCGCTTCCGTGCCGAGTACGAGCGCCTGAACGCGGTCAAGGGCCCGGACGCCCCGATCGACTTCGTGACCTGGCGCGCCAGCGCGCGCGGACCCGTTCCGGATCTGCCCTTGAGAGCCGGCGCCGCGGCGGGTAAGGCGGCCTCGCGGTCGCGCCGGCTGGTCTACTTCGGCGCGGACAGAGGGTTCATGGACACGCTCGTCGTGCCCCGGCCTTCGATGGAGCCGGGGGAATCGATCCATGGGCCGGCGCTGATCGAGCTGGGCGACGCGACCGTCACGGTCGGCCCGGATGCCACCGCGCTGATGCGTGAAGACGGGCTCATCCAGGTGACCCTGGTTCATTGA
- a CDS encoding RidA family protein, whose amino-acid sequence MRPELKRTVSTDQAPKGRGPFPQAVIVGPLVFVSGQGPLSPVTNQPIDAGFVAQVEQTFANAQAILRAAGLGLEHIVKVTVYLTDLANIPEFNRIYERLVPSPLPARTLVQAGLRGIDVEIDLIAADPQRLGAISLA is encoded by the coding sequence ATGCGGCCTGAACTCAAGCGAACGGTCAGCACCGACCAGGCGCCCAAGGGGCGCGGGCCCTTTCCCCAGGCGGTGATCGTCGGCCCGCTGGTCTTCGTGTCCGGTCAGGGGCCCCTCTCGCCCGTCACGAACCAGCCGATCGACGCCGGCTTCGTCGCGCAGGTCGAGCAGACCTTCGCGAACGCGCAGGCCATCCTGCGAGCTGCCGGGCTCGGCCTGGAGCACATCGTGAAGGTCACCGTCTACCTGACCGACCTCGCGAACATCCCCGAATTCAATCGGATCTACGAGCGACTGGTGCCTTCGCCGCTGCCCGCGCGGACCCTGGTCCAGGCAGGGCTTCGGGGCATCGACGTCGAGATCGACCTCATCGCCGCCGATCCCCAGCGCCTCGGCGCGATCTCCCTCGCATAG
- a CDS encoding GntR family transcriptional regulator, producing MTTHSHTGLAEAYRKIKEGILELRYRPGQKLSETKLAAELRLGRSPIRGALARLERDGWVRVLPQSGTFVRKLSLEEIAAMSELRLLLESHAASVAALRVSPDELALLRAKFESLKASGVDGHFDEFLDLDDLFHGLVYRVAGNPLITQILQNLRDQIHWVRVTTAVLPGRVDASLHEMDRVLDAMERRDPDAAAEAMRQHIGNIAVSYEAVPADDEGVADAA from the coding sequence ATGACGACTCACTCCCATACGGGGCTCGCCGAGGCGTACCGCAAGATCAAGGAGGGGATCCTCGAACTGCGGTATCGACCGGGACAGAAGCTCTCCGAAACGAAGCTTGCGGCAGAGCTCCGGCTCGGCCGGTCGCCGATCCGGGGCGCGCTGGCGCGCCTCGAGCGGGATGGCTGGGTGCGGGTGCTGCCGCAGAGCGGGACCTTCGTCCGGAAACTGTCCCTGGAGGAGATCGCCGCCATGAGCGAGTTGCGGCTCCTGCTGGAGTCGCACGCCGCAAGCGTGGCGGCGCTGCGGGTGTCGCCCGACGAACTGGCGCTGCTGCGGGCGAAGTTCGAATCCCTGAAGGCTTCGGGCGTCGATGGGCATTTCGACGAGTTCCTCGACCTCGACGACCTGTTCCACGGTCTGGTCTACCGGGTGGCGGGAAACCCGCTGATCACGCAGATCCTCCAGAACCTGCGCGACCAGATCCACTGGGTCCGGGTCACGACCGCGGTCCTGCCCGGCCGGGTCGATGCGTCGCTGCACGAGATGGATCGCGTGCTCGATGCGATGGAGCGGCGAGATCCCGACGCGGCTGCCGAGGCGATGCGGCAGCACATCGGGAACATCGCCGTCTCCTATGAGGCCGTCCCGGCCGATGACGAGGGTGTCGCAGATGCGGCCTGA
- a CDS encoding hydroxyacid dehydrogenase, producing MRKTVLITHAIHPDAMKLLQSEAEVQVLSDPSPAGLLKEIPSADALLVRMPIAPDAIRAGSRLRVVARHGVGLDYIPVDTCTELGIPVVFTPDANTESVAEHVVGTMIALGHHIARADRAVRAGRWSERDTLMGIDLRGRTIGIVGIGRIGARVAEICRLAFGMRVLGHDPHLDAETIRSRGAEPRSLGALLAESDFVTLHTPSTKETRHLLDRRAIGAMKHGAFLINHARGALVDTAALTDALKSGHLAGAAVDVLEVEPPPSDLELLSLPNVIVTPHSAALTDEAMRRMGCDAGEDILRVLRGEKPRACANPKVLG from the coding sequence ATGCGCAAGACAGTCCTCATCACGCACGCGATTCATCCGGACGCCATGAAGCTGCTGCAGAGCGAAGCCGAGGTCCAGGTGTTGTCCGACCCGTCGCCTGCAGGCCTCCTGAAGGAAATCCCTTCCGCCGACGCGCTGCTCGTGCGCATGCCGATCGCTCCCGATGCAATCCGCGCCGGCTCCCGCCTGCGCGTCGTCGCCAGGCACGGGGTCGGCCTCGACTACATTCCCGTGGACACCTGCACTGAACTCGGCATCCCGGTCGTGTTCACGCCGGACGCCAATACCGAATCGGTGGCCGAGCACGTGGTCGGCACGATGATCGCGCTCGGTCACCACATCGCCCGTGCCGACCGGGCAGTGCGGGCGGGCCGCTGGAGCGAGCGCGACACGCTTATGGGCATCGACCTTCGCGGACGCACCATCGGCATCGTCGGTATCGGCCGGATCGGGGCACGGGTCGCGGAAATCTGCCGCCTCGCATTCGGCATGCGCGTCCTCGGTCACGACCCGCACCTCGACGCCGAGACGATCCGGTCACGCGGCGCCGAGCCCCGCTCGCTCGGCGCCTTGCTGGCCGAATCCGACTTCGTGACCCTGCATACCCCGTCGACCAAGGAAACCAGGCACCTCCTGGATCGGCGCGCCATCGGGGCGATGAAGCACGGCGCCTTTCTGATCAATCACGCTCGAGGCGCGCTGGTCGACACCGCCGCGCTCACCGATGCGCTGAAGAGCGGTCACCTTGCAGGCGCCGCGGTGGACGTACTCGAAGTCGAGCCGCCTCCGTCCGACCTCGAGCTGCTGTCGCTGCCCAACGTGATCGTGACGCCGCACAGCGCCGCCCTGACCGACGAGGCGATGCGGCGGATGGGATGCGACGCCGGGGAGGACATCCTGCGGGTCCTGCGCGGGGAAAAGCCGCGCGCATGCGCGAACCCGAAGGTTCTGGGCTAG
- a CDS encoding GMC family oxidoreductase, which translates to MSDIVWDFVVVGAGAAGCVLASRLSEDPESKVLLIEAGPDAPAGREHPDIRDPLPVSFGNPTFSWPALVAEVCADPGNGQPRAARHFLQGFGVGGGTNINGSIAFRGQPGDYDAWVEQGAAGWGWRDVLPYFRKLETDLDFDGPLHGDAGPVAVRRNPEREWAPFSRAVGAALLRRGHPRIDDYNGDFGDGLSALPMTNLPDRRVSASSAYLTEAVRRRPNLSILPDTLVERLLVDGRRVGGVVARNASGVSTVRARETIVSCGGIFSPALLMRSGIGPGRRLQAMGIAVVHDLPGVGQGLQNHPKIELAVHLPASSAQSRRQRDLGQNCLRFSSGLAGCAPHDMGLVSISKAAWHPLGERIGAVGVALYQPLSRGSVELDDADPAGMPRIRFGLLDDPRDFERMVTGLRFALDVLADPEVARERNQVFLPDGKMVRRLARRSAANWWRAWLARCLLDIPSVRRFGLGASIVDVVELANDEAALRQVVRRHTGLSHHVSCTCRMGRAENPMAVLDEACRVRGVEGLRVVDASSFPVIVRAGMYLPVMMVAERAADLIRDSSPGC; encoded by the coding sequence ATGAGCGACATCGTCTGGGACTTCGTCGTGGTGGGCGCTGGCGCTGCCGGCTGCGTGCTGGCGAGCCGGCTGTCGGAGGACCCCGAGTCGAAGGTGCTGCTGATCGAGGCCGGACCCGATGCGCCGGCCGGCCGCGAGCACCCGGACATCCGCGATCCGCTGCCGGTGTCCTTCGGCAATCCGACCTTCTCGTGGCCGGCGCTGGTGGCCGAGGTTTGCGCCGATCCGGGCAACGGCCAGCCGCGCGCCGCCCGGCACTTCCTGCAGGGATTCGGCGTGGGCGGCGGCACCAACATCAACGGTTCGATCGCATTCCGGGGCCAGCCCGGCGACTACGACGCCTGGGTCGAGCAGGGCGCGGCGGGCTGGGGATGGCGCGACGTCCTCCCGTACTTCAGGAAGCTCGAAACGGACCTCGACTTCGACGGACCGCTCCACGGCGACGCGGGTCCGGTCGCGGTCCGGCGCAACCCGGAGCGGGAGTGGGCGCCGTTCAGCCGCGCGGTCGGGGCCGCGCTGCTGCGCCGCGGGCACCCTCGGATCGACGACTACAACGGCGACTTCGGCGACGGCCTGAGCGCGCTGCCGATGACCAACCTGCCCGACCGTCGGGTGTCGGCGTCGAGCGCCTACCTGACCGAGGCGGTGCGGCGCCGCCCGAACCTGAGCATCCTTCCGGACACCCTGGTCGAGCGGCTGCTCGTCGACGGTCGCCGTGTCGGGGGCGTGGTGGCGCGGAACGCGTCCGGCGTGTCGACCGTGCGCGCTCGCGAAACGATCGTGTCCTGCGGGGGAATCTTCAGCCCGGCGCTGCTGATGCGTTCCGGCATCGGCCCGGGGCGTCGCCTGCAGGCCATGGGCATCGCGGTCGTGCACGACCTTCCGGGCGTCGGGCAGGGCCTGCAGAATCACCCGAAGATCGAGCTCGCCGTGCATCTGCCGGCATCGAGCGCGCAGTCGCGGCGCCAGCGCGATCTCGGCCAGAACTGCCTGCGCTTCTCGTCGGGGCTGGCCGGCTGCGCGCCGCACGACATGGGGCTGGTCTCGATCAGCAAGGCCGCCTGGCATCCGCTGGGCGAGCGCATCGGGGCGGTGGGCGTCGCGCTCTACCAGCCGCTGTCTCGCGGCAGCGTGGAGCTCGACGACGCGGATCCGGCAGGTATGCCGCGCATCCGCTTCGGGCTGCTCGACGATCCGCGCGATTTCGAGCGGATGGTGACGGGATTGCGCTTCGCGCTCGACGTGCTGGCCGACCCGGAGGTGGCGCGTGAGCGCAATCAGGTCTTCCTGCCCGACGGGAAAATGGTGCGTCGCCTGGCGCGCCGTTCCGCCGCCAACTGGTGGCGGGCATGGCTCGCCAGGTGCCTGCTGGACATCCCGTCGGTTCGGCGATTCGGGCTGGGCGCCTCGATCGTTGATGTGGTGGAACTCGCGAACGACGAGGCCGCGCTGCGGCAGGTCGTGCGCCGGCACACCGGGCTCTCGCATCACGTGAGCTGCACCTGCCGTATGGGCCGGGCGGAAAATCCGATGGCGGTGCTCGACGAGGCTTGTCGGGTGCGCGGCGTCGAGGGACTCCGGGTGGTCGACGCGTCGTCCTTCCCGGTCATCGTGCGCGCCGGCATGTACCTGCCGGTGATGATGGTGGCGGAGAGGGCGGCGGACCTGATCCGGGATTCGTCGCCGGGCTGCTAG
- a CDS encoding hydroxyisourate hydrolase has translation MAVISSHALDAVRGGHAGGLEVVLRRILPSGEAVTLFRTVTDEGGRLSETVSVAAGHREAEYELAFATAAFLARQGPIPDAPSVMRALVVRFAMPDPDARYHFPISITPASCSVLAIAPGL, from the coding sequence ATGGCCGTCATTTCAAGTCATGCGCTCGACGCGGTGCGCGGCGGGCACGCCGGCGGGCTCGAGGTCGTCCTGCGACGGATCCTGCCTTCCGGGGAGGCCGTCACGCTGTTCCGCACCGTCACCGACGAGGGCGGACGCCTGAGCGAGACCGTGAGCGTCGCCGCCGGGCACCGCGAGGCCGAGTACGAACTGGCGTTCGCCACCGCGGCATTCCTGGCGCGCCAGGGGCCGATTCCGGATGCGCCGTCGGTGATGCGGGCGCTGGTCGTGCGATTCGCGATGCCCGACCCCGACGCGCGCTACCACTTCCCGATCAGCATCACGCCCGCGAGCTGCTCGGTGCTGGCGATCGCGCCGGGACTCTGA
- a CDS encoding thiamine pyrophosphate-binding protein: MSEQRKIRGGKLLARALCEKGVEHVFTLSGGFCNPALEGFKECGMRVVNCPHEQVAGFLADAHTRITRKPAVCLAGPESPNTAGAMMEAWGERVPVIFVTSASTFRRRGAGGFKEVDTVAMALPFTKYSASVDDGNRIGEFVDRAWQIALSGYPGPVHLSVPVDVMFSSFAEDAGREERPFDRGARPVPRAWPEPARLESLLALIAGAKRPVLIGGHGVWWSGAESLLEAAGRELNIPILNMPGHRKMIPENASAYMGLADVHQYPPSAPALQACDVAILVGGRLDNQMDFGNTGLFPKSTKLVCVNGSHEELEYNRSADEALLSDPAAFLEALAGLKSRGRWSLGTEWLDQNRRWRDEWVEKTLVELDLDSRDDGRIHPLQLSLAVQSVLGEKDWLVYDGGNTHFWAEIGVKVHGAQGKRLAGILHPGSFSILGVGVSMALAVKNTQQEARVVLVSGDGAFMCGGMSLELAFQERLPIVVVIDNNGGLDCISQQQERLFPDGSHYATDFRDIPFHSMVQGMGGHGELVERLEDLRPAIERALASGKPACVNVKAKGVITPIIGAVTSKRDKSSIE, from the coding sequence GTGTCCGAGCAAAGAAAGATCAGGGGGGGCAAGCTGCTCGCCCGCGCGCTGTGCGAGAAGGGGGTCGAGCACGTCTTCACGCTGTCGGGAGGCTTCTGCAATCCCGCGCTCGAGGGCTTCAAGGAGTGCGGGATGCGCGTCGTCAACTGCCCGCACGAGCAGGTCGCCGGTTTCCTGGCGGACGCCCACACCCGCATCACGCGCAAGCCGGCGGTCTGCCTGGCGGGCCCCGAGAGCCCCAACACGGCCGGCGCGATGATGGAGGCCTGGGGCGAGCGCGTGCCGGTGATCTTCGTGACCTCGGCGAGCACGTTCCGGCGCCGCGGCGCAGGCGGCTTCAAGGAAGTGGACACGGTGGCCATGGCCCTGCCCTTCACCAAGTACAGCGCGAGCGTCGACGACGGCAACCGCATCGGCGAGTTCGTCGACCGGGCGTGGCAGATCGCCCTGAGCGGCTATCCGGGGCCGGTGCATCTGAGCGTGCCGGTCGACGTGATGTTCTCGTCGTTCGCCGAGGACGCCGGGCGCGAGGAGCGTCCGTTCGACCGCGGCGCCAGGCCCGTGCCCCGTGCCTGGCCGGAGCCCGCGAGGCTCGAGTCGCTGCTCGCGCTGATCGCCGGTGCGAAGCGGCCGGTCCTGATCGGCGGCCACGGCGTGTGGTGGTCGGGCGCCGAGTCCCTGCTCGAGGCCGCCGGCCGCGAGCTGAACATTCCGATCCTGAACATGCCGGGCCACCGCAAGATGATCCCGGAGAACGCGAGCGCGTACATGGGCCTGGCCGACGTCCACCAGTACCCGCCTTCCGCGCCGGCCCTGCAGGCCTGCGACGTGGCGATCCTGGTCGGAGGACGGCTGGACAACCAGATGGACTTCGGCAACACGGGGCTGTTCCCGAAGTCCACGAAGCTGGTGTGCGTGAACGGCTCGCACGAGGAGCTCGAGTACAACCGCTCGGCCGACGAAGCCCTGCTGAGCGATCCGGCCGCCTTCCTCGAGGCGCTCGCCGGCCTGAAGTCGCGGGGGCGGTGGTCGCTCGGCACCGAGTGGCTCGACCAGAACCGGCGATGGCGCGACGAGTGGGTCGAGAAGACGCTCGTGGAGCTGGACCTCGACAGCCGCGACGACGGCCGGATCCATCCGCTGCAGCTGTCGCTGGCGGTGCAGTCGGTCCTCGGCGAGAAGGACTGGCTGGTCTACGACGGTGGCAACACCCACTTCTGGGCCGAGATCGGTGTGAAGGTCCACGGGGCGCAGGGCAAGCGGCTGGCGGGAATCCTGCACCCCGGCAGCTTCAGCATCCTGGGGGTCGGCGTGTCGATGGCGCTGGCGGTGAAGAACACGCAACAGGAGGCGCGGGTCGTTCTGGTCAGCGGCGACGGCGCCTTCATGTGCGGCGGCATGTCGCTCGAGCTGGCGTTCCAGGAGAGGCTGCCAATCGTGGTCGTGATCGACAACAACGGCGGGCTCGACTGCATCTCGCAGCAGCAGGAGCGCCTGTTCCCCGACGGCTCGCACTACGCGACCGACTTCCGGGACATCCCCTTCCACAGCATGGTGCAGGGGATGGGCGGGCACGGCGAACTCGTCGAGCGGCTCGAGGACCTGAGGCCCGCGATCGAGCGCGCGCTCGCGAGCGGAAAGCCTGCCTGCGTGAACGTGAAGGCCAAGGGGGTGATCACGCCGATCATCGGCGCGGTCACCAGCAAGCGCGACAAGTCGTCGATCGAGTGA
- a CDS encoding Bug family tripartite tricarboxylate transporter substrate binding protein: protein MKRPISPRRSRARPDLSRRSLLVAGAAGLSGLPSAWAAGQPDFPSKPVNVIVPFTPGGGADIDVRLLTPGMGKSLGQPIVVENVSGAGGTIGVHKGTRAPADGHTLFYGSPSETVLMPMIKPELPYRTEDLLAVALSGFTPLAFFTRPDHPARDMDQLVDYAGRNPGKVTFGTSGIGSFQHLATELVKSRTGTFMLHIPYRGGAGVVADVMGGQLDFGVVVVPVVAGLSAQGRVKVLGVSSPERSAVVPNAPAFGESKALAGLDLQTWGMFFAPKGVPEPALRRLNAAIAAAAQAPAVIEQRRKMGTVAARPMDPEQAQAFLLAQRDLYRPVVGRIKFE from the coding sequence ATGAAACGCCCCATCTCCCCTCGCCGGAGCCGCGCGCGGCCCGACCTCTCGCGGCGCAGCCTGCTGGTGGCCGGCGCCGCCGGCCTGTCAGGGTTGCCGAGCGCGTGGGCCGCCGGCCAGCCGGACTTCCCGAGCAAGCCGGTGAACGTGATCGTGCCCTTCACGCCAGGCGGCGGCGCGGACATCGACGTGCGCCTGCTGACCCCGGGCATGGGCAAGTCGCTCGGGCAGCCGATCGTGGTGGAGAACGTCAGCGGCGCCGGCGGGACGATCGGCGTCCACAAGGGCACGCGCGCGCCCGCGGACGGCCACACGCTGTTCTACGGCTCGCCGAGCGAGACCGTGCTGATGCCGATGATCAAGCCGGAGCTGCCGTACCGGACCGAGGACCTGCTCGCGGTCGCGCTGTCGGGCTTCACGCCACTGGCCTTCTTCACCCGCCCAGACCATCCGGCGCGGGACATGGACCAGCTCGTCGACTACGCGGGACGCAACCCGGGCAAGGTCACCTTCGGCACCTCGGGCATCGGGTCCTTCCAGCACCTAGCCACCGAGCTGGTCAAGAGCAGGACGGGCACCTTCATGCTGCACATTCCCTACCGCGGCGGCGCGGGGGTGGTCGCCGACGTGATGGGCGGGCAGCTGGACTTCGGCGTGGTGGTCGTGCCGGTCGTTGCAGGACTGTCAGCGCAGGGGCGGGTCAAGGTGCTGGGCGTCTCGTCGCCCGAGCGCTCGGCGGTCGTGCCGAACGCGCCGGCCTTTGGGGAGAGCAAGGCCCTCGCGGGCCTGGACCTGCAGACCTGGGGCATGTTCTTCGCGCCCAAGGGCGTGCCGGAGCCGGCGCTGCGCCGGCTCAACGCCGCGATCGCGGCAGCGGCCCAGGCGCCCGCAGTGATCGAGCAGCGCAGGAAGATGGGCACCGTGGCGGCAAGGCCGATGGACCCCGAGCAGGCGCAGGCCTTCCTGCTGGCCCAGCGGGACCTGTACCGGCCGGTCGTCGGCCGCATCAAGTTCGAATGA
- a CDS encoding Crp/Fnr family transcriptional regulator — translation MAAPSESSSSLITLSRALLGRALGFRDCPPGVLDALIEAGQVRTLDKGEYLTRRGGSFDALGILIEGSLESSITRHDGNRLLVSYLQVGDLVGFIGLLDGGGHVTDLKAREACRVMMIPRAVVMTMRARHPEIVRACESQLAFRSRVLYDRLAADPSLPVEARLARLLLSWTGLYGLPRASEVLLDVRISQADLADMLGISRQRANAAIGELQARDCIRMSYSRITITDLDALKACANG, via the coding sequence ATGGCGGCCCCGAGCGAATCTTCTTCTTCGCTGATCACCCTGTCGCGCGCCCTGCTCGGCCGCGCGCTGGGTTTCCGGGACTGTCCGCCCGGCGTGCTCGACGCGCTGATCGAGGCCGGCCAGGTGCGAACGCTGGACAAGGGCGAGTACCTGACCCGGCGGGGCGGCTCGTTCGACGCGCTCGGCATCCTGATCGAGGGCTCGCTCGAGTCGAGCATCACGCGCCACGACGGCAATCGGCTGCTGGTGAGCTACCTGCAGGTGGGCGACCTGGTGGGCTTCATCGGGCTGCTCGACGGCGGCGGCCACGTCACCGACCTGAAGGCGCGCGAGGCCTGCAGGGTGATGATGATCCCGCGCGCCGTGGTGATGACCATGCGGGCCCGGCACCCCGAGATCGTGCGCGCCTGCGAGAGCCAGCTCGCGTTCCGAAGCCGCGTTCTCTACGACCGCCTGGCCGCCGACCCTTCGCTGCCGGTCGAGGCGCGGCTGGCCAGGCTGCTGCTGAGCTGGACCGGACTCTACGGCCTGCCGCGCGCGAGCGAGGTGCTGCTCGACGTCAGGATCTCGCAGGCCGACCTGGCCGACATGCTTGGCATCAGCAGGCAGCGGGCCAACGCGGCGATCGGTGAACTGCAGGCGCGCGACTGCATCAGGATGTCCTACTCGCGGATCACGATCACGGACCTGGACGCCCTGAAGGCCTGCGCGAACGGCTGA
- a CDS encoding GNAT family N-acetyltransferase, translating to MKNIDIVLCDRLPPRDELNDILAQYYELIVQRMRAMGFEIDLAAPQSALAEFWANSSDYLPPNGCLVVARDDAGRIVGCGMLKRLDQDTGELKRVFVTDLARGTGTGRRLIEAREAAARKMGLKRLVADTLTPNVEMRSLYPKLGFVEVKGPIETTTYIDQPMLRPYLHYFTKDIG from the coding sequence ATGAAGAACATCGACATCGTCTTGTGCGACCGCCTGCCGCCAAGAGATGAGCTCAACGACATCCTGGCCCAGTACTACGAACTCATCGTCCAGCGGATGCGGGCCATGGGTTTCGAGATCGATCTTGCCGCGCCGCAAAGCGCTCTCGCGGAGTTCTGGGCGAATTCGAGCGACTATCTGCCCCCGAATGGCTGTCTGGTCGTGGCGCGCGACGACGCCGGCCGGATCGTCGGCTGCGGGATGCTGAAGCGTCTCGACCAGGACACGGGGGAGTTGAAGCGGGTCTTCGTGACCGACCTCGCGCGGGGCACCGGCACCGGCCGTCGCCTGATCGAGGCTCGCGAGGCAGCGGCGCGGAAGATGGGCCTGAAGCGCTTGGTCGCGGATACGCTGACGCCCAATGTCGAGATGCGCAGCCTCTATCCGAAGCTCGGCTTCGTTGAGGTGAAGGGGCCGATCGAAACGACGACGTACATCGATCAACCGATGCTCCGGCCCTACCTGCACTACTTCACCAAGGACATCGGCTAG